The following proteins are encoded in a genomic region of Oncorhynchus kisutch isolate 150728-3 linkage group LG4, Okis_V2, whole genome shotgun sequence:
- the LOC109889974 gene encoding protein FAM53B-like isoform X1, with the protein MVIIFSKTLEKKKGGDHVRAKDTEYLLLRERHTMSRGTTLFSCGTVVCPCVPEADRWLDLGRGCAIQRGTPCESGASLESLWDVLPEECQRRSLVWGHEVGPATAITSLIRDLNLGDAKLAATQSLALANSPSASTAPPSKRQCRSLSFSEEFGGCRSSWRPQVSRVWTAVEKRRCHSGGSVHRCSGGGGIGGGGGCSGGHFPAMQRSSSFSLPSRSNNPTDGALELPCFTQRLPLHPLFTASPTSPSHHHYHHSLRPLSLSHEQISLPEHHREGASSPDFTQEMGRRAGQRAGGTGGLSRSKSQPCVLNDKKIGMKRRRPEDAQEPRPSLDLAKMTQKLQTFHSLSCPGFSGLDSCRSYMPPPSTRSLSQSESDFACASDLCAETQQEVDEEEDDSSYKELDSDSACSLDSRPGSPCRGGGERMGQGHTPWKGEYGTEKDIYQLGGELDIDQIERN; encoded by the exons ATGGTGATCATCTTCTCAAAAACACTGGAAAAGAAGAAAGGTGGCGATCATGTAAGGGCTAAGGACACTGAATATTTGCTGCTG CGTGAGCGCCACACCATGAGCAGAGGGACTACCCTCTTCTCCTGTGGTACTGTGG TGTGTCCATGTGTTCCAGAGGCAGACAGGTGGCTGGACCTTGGCCGAGGCTGTGCCATCCAGCGAGGGACGCCCTGCGAGTCCGGCGCCAGTCTGGAGAGCCTGTGGGATGTTCTGCCCGAGGAGTGCCAGCGGAGGAGCCTGGTCTGGGGCCACGAGGTTGGCCCTGCCACCGCCATCACCAGCCTCATTCGAGACCTTAACCTTGGCGATGCCAAGCTGGCAGCCACCCAGTCCCTGGCCCTCGCCAACTCCCCTTCAGCCTCCACGGCACCCCCTAGCAAGCGCCAGTGCCgctcactctccttctctgaaGAGTTTGGTGGCTGCCGGTCTTCATGGAGACCTCAGGTGTCGCGAGTGTGGACGGCGGTGGAGAAGAGGAGGTGCCACAGTGGGGGGAGTGTGCATCGCTGCTCTGGAGGAGGTGGTATaggaggtggtggaggttgtTCAGGGGGTCATTTTCCTGCCATGCAGCGGAGCTCCAGTTTCAGCCTACCCTCCCGCTCCAACAACCCCACAGACGGGGCTCTGGAGCTGCCCTGCTTCACCCAGCGCCTGCCCCTTCACCCCCTGTTCACTGCCTCCCCTACgtccccctcccaccaccactaccaccactccCTCAGGCCCCTCTCCTTGTCCCATGAGCAGATCAGCCTGCCAGAGCACCACAGGGAGGGGGCCAGCTCCCCGGACTTCACCCAAGAGATGGGGAGACGTGCTGGACAGAGGGCAGGGGGGACTGGGGGCCTGTCCCGGAGCAAGTCCCAGCCCTGCGTCCTGAACGATAAAAAGATCGGCATGAAGCGCAGGAGACCAGAGGATGCACAGGAACCACGGCCCTCCctggacctggccaagatgaccCAG AAACTCCAGACGTTCCACAGCTTGAGCTGCCCTGGGTTCTCTGGTCTGGACAGCTGTCGCTCATACATGCCCCCGCCCTCCACCAGGAGCTTGAGCCAATCGGAATCTGACTTCGCCTGTGCGTCTGACCTATGTGCTGAGACTCAACAGGAAGTggacgaggaggaggatgacTCTTCTTATAAGGAGCTGGACAGTGACTCAGCGTGTAGCCTGGACTCCAGACCCGGGTCCCCAtgcaggggagggggggagagaatggGGCAGGGACACACCCCCTGGAAGGGTGAGTATGGGACAGAGAAGGACATCTACCAGCTGGGGGGTGAGCTGGACATCGACCAGATCGAGAGGAACTGA
- the LOC109889974 gene encoding protein FAM53B-like isoform X2: MVIIFSKTLEKKKGGDHVRAKDTEYLLLRERHTMSRGTTLFSCGTVEADRWLDLGRGCAIQRGTPCESGASLESLWDVLPEECQRRSLVWGHEVGPATAITSLIRDLNLGDAKLAATQSLALANSPSASTAPPSKRQCRSLSFSEEFGGCRSSWRPQVSRVWTAVEKRRCHSGGSVHRCSGGGGIGGGGGCSGGHFPAMQRSSSFSLPSRSNNPTDGALELPCFTQRLPLHPLFTASPTSPSHHHYHHSLRPLSLSHEQISLPEHHREGASSPDFTQEMGRRAGQRAGGTGGLSRSKSQPCVLNDKKIGMKRRRPEDAQEPRPSLDLAKMTQKLQTFHSLSCPGFSGLDSCRSYMPPPSTRSLSQSESDFACASDLCAETQQEVDEEEDDSSYKELDSDSACSLDSRPGSPCRGGGERMGQGHTPWKGEYGTEKDIYQLGGELDIDQIERN; the protein is encoded by the exons ATGGTGATCATCTTCTCAAAAACACTGGAAAAGAAGAAAGGTGGCGATCATGTAAGGGCTAAGGACACTGAATATTTGCTGCTG CGTGAGCGCCACACCATGAGCAGAGGGACTACCCTCTTCTCCTGTGGTACTGTGG AGGCAGACAGGTGGCTGGACCTTGGCCGAGGCTGTGCCATCCAGCGAGGGACGCCCTGCGAGTCCGGCGCCAGTCTGGAGAGCCTGTGGGATGTTCTGCCCGAGGAGTGCCAGCGGAGGAGCCTGGTCTGGGGCCACGAGGTTGGCCCTGCCACCGCCATCACCAGCCTCATTCGAGACCTTAACCTTGGCGATGCCAAGCTGGCAGCCACCCAGTCCCTGGCCCTCGCCAACTCCCCTTCAGCCTCCACGGCACCCCCTAGCAAGCGCCAGTGCCgctcactctccttctctgaaGAGTTTGGTGGCTGCCGGTCTTCATGGAGACCTCAGGTGTCGCGAGTGTGGACGGCGGTGGAGAAGAGGAGGTGCCACAGTGGGGGGAGTGTGCATCGCTGCTCTGGAGGAGGTGGTATaggaggtggtggaggttgtTCAGGGGGTCATTTTCCTGCCATGCAGCGGAGCTCCAGTTTCAGCCTACCCTCCCGCTCCAACAACCCCACAGACGGGGCTCTGGAGCTGCCCTGCTTCACCCAGCGCCTGCCCCTTCACCCCCTGTTCACTGCCTCCCCTACgtccccctcccaccaccactaccaccactccCTCAGGCCCCTCTCCTTGTCCCATGAGCAGATCAGCCTGCCAGAGCACCACAGGGAGGGGGCCAGCTCCCCGGACTTCACCCAAGAGATGGGGAGACGTGCTGGACAGAGGGCAGGGGGGACTGGGGGCCTGTCCCGGAGCAAGTCCCAGCCCTGCGTCCTGAACGATAAAAAGATCGGCATGAAGCGCAGGAGACCAGAGGATGCACAGGAACCACGGCCCTCCctggacctggccaagatgaccCAG AAACTCCAGACGTTCCACAGCTTGAGCTGCCCTGGGTTCTCTGGTCTGGACAGCTGTCGCTCATACATGCCCCCGCCCTCCACCAGGAGCTTGAGCCAATCGGAATCTGACTTCGCCTGTGCGTCTGACCTATGTGCTGAGACTCAACAGGAAGTggacgaggaggaggatgacTCTTCTTATAAGGAGCTGGACAGTGACTCAGCGTGTAGCCTGGACTCCAGACCCGGGTCCCCAtgcaggggagggggggagagaatggGGCAGGGACACACCCCCTGGAAGGGTGAGTATGGGACAGAGAAGGACATCTACCAGCTGGGGGGTGAGCTGGACATCGACCAGATCGAGAGGAACTGA